A DNA window from Methylocystis heyeri contains the following coding sequences:
- a CDS encoding metallopeptidase family protein — protein MAEISNDAALAALKAPTLEDIEALARAAYASLPSRFTRLCEGLLIRVEDFPDDDTLDDMECETEYDLLGLFKGRGLAQGGHLSETGDQPNMVWLYRRPILDFWADGEETLAEIVTHVLVHEVGHHFGLSDEDMEAIEAQAG, from the coding sequence ATGGCTGAAATTTCCAACGACGCCGCCCTCGCGGCGCTGAAAGCGCCGACGCTCGAGGATATCGAGGCCTTGGCGCGCGCCGCCTACGCAAGTCTGCCGTCGCGCTTCACCCGGCTTTGCGAAGGGCTCCTCATTCGCGTCGAGGACTTCCCCGACGACGACACGCTCGACGACATGGAGTGCGAGACCGAATACGACCTGCTCGGCCTGTTCAAGGGTCGCGGCCTCGCCCAGGGCGGACATCTCTCCGAAACGGGCGACCAGCCCAACATGGTCTGGCTCTATCGCCGGCCGATCCTCGATTTCTGGGCCGACGGCGAGGAAACCCTCGCCGAGATCGTCACCCATGTGCTCGTGCATGAGGTCGGCCACCATTTCGGCCTCTCCGACGAGGACATGGAGGCCATAGAGGCCCAGGCCGGCTAA
- a CDS encoding DUF5765 domain-containing protein, with product MCWSGEASTALATVGVSGALYAAYKKEPAALWGTLLYFASMEALQAYTYTVINQCSLPANQIATILGYLHIAFQPFFINAISMHFVPEKVAVRLYKPVYGLCFVSAIIMLLQLYPFEWAGLCEPGRALCATRLCSVSGNWHIAWDVPANGIGNWTYEHGLTGYFSYSFVAFILPLLYGSWRFTLYHFIMGPFMARMLTNNLNEAPAVWCLLSIGFLLIVIDTPVRKYLYVKWNFLWKLLFGYDGAALPAPAEAESRGKPALEQV from the coding sequence ATGTGTTGGAGCGGTGAGGCCTCTACGGCGCTGGCGACGGTGGGCGTCAGCGGCGCGCTTTATGCAGCCTATAAGAAAGAGCCGGCGGCGCTGTGGGGCACGCTGCTCTATTTCGCGTCCATGGAGGCGCTACAGGCCTATACCTATACGGTCATCAACCAGTGCTCGCTGCCCGCGAACCAGATAGCGACCATTCTCGGCTATCTGCATATCGCTTTTCAGCCCTTTTTCATCAACGCCATCTCGATGCATTTCGTGCCCGAGAAGGTCGCGGTGCGGCTCTACAAGCCGGTTTATGGCCTGTGCTTCGTCTCGGCGATCATCATGCTGCTGCAGCTCTATCCCTTCGAATGGGCGGGGCTCTGCGAGCCGGGCCGGGCGCTCTGCGCGACCCGGCTCTGCTCCGTCAGCGGCAATTGGCACATCGCCTGGGACGTGCCCGCCAACGGCATCGGCAACTGGACCTATGAGCACGGGCTGACCGGCTATTTCAGCTACAGCTTCGTCGCCTTCATCCTGCCGCTGCTCTACGGGTCCTGGCGCTTCACGCTTTATCATTTCATCATGGGGCCGTTCATGGCGCGCATGCTGACCAATAATCTCAATGAAGCCCCGGCGGTGTGGTGCCTGCTTTCGATCGGCTTCCTGCTGATCGTGATCGACACGCCGGTGCGTAAATATCTCTATGTGAAGTGGAATTTCCTCTGGAAGCTGCTCTTCGGCTATGACGGCGCAGCATTGCCCGCCCCGGCGGAGGCCGAGAGCCGAGGCAAGCCGGCGCTGGAACAGGTCTGA
- a CDS encoding transporter, with product MRNAKAGYGLWPRAFVTAIAAAVLLSSPASAGPPYLTDDPEPVDYQHWEAYAFTQGTRISGETGAIAPACDCNFGIFPNVQLHVQPAAAFHRATGEPARWGLGDTEFGLKYRFMEQNKESWAPSLALYPLVEAPTGSPSLGLGGGWTRVFLPLWAQKDWGDWSTFGGGGYWINPGPGNRNYAFMGWVVQRKVSEKLALGTEFFHQTSSQVGGSQSTGFNIGAIYDFSEEFHLLVSLGKGLQHAKETNAFSWYLGLQVTGGR from the coding sequence TTGAGGAACGCGAAGGCCGGATATGGGCTTTGGCCGAGGGCGTTCGTCACAGCCATTGCGGCGGCGGTCTTGCTGTCGTCCCCGGCTTCGGCCGGCCCGCCCTATCTGACCGACGATCCGGAGCCGGTCGATTACCAGCACTGGGAAGCCTATGCCTTCACCCAAGGAACGCGCATCAGCGGAGAGACCGGCGCCATAGCGCCGGCTTGCGACTGCAATTTTGGGATTTTTCCCAATGTGCAGCTTCACGTCCAGCCGGCGGCGGCCTTCCACCGCGCAACCGGCGAGCCGGCGCGGTGGGGTTTGGGCGACACGGAATTCGGCCTGAAATACCGCTTCATGGAGCAGAACAAGGAGAGCTGGGCGCCCTCCCTCGCATTATACCCCCTGGTGGAGGCCCCGACCGGAAGCCCTTCGCTTGGTCTCGGCGGCGGCTGGACGCGCGTCTTCCTGCCGCTGTGGGCGCAGAAGGACTGGGGCGACTGGTCGACTTTCGGAGGCGGCGGCTATTGGATAAACCCCGGTCCCGGCAATCGGAATTACGCCTTTATGGGCTGGGTCGTTCAGCGCAAGGTGAGCGAGAAACTGGCGCTCGGAACCGAGTTTTTCCATCAGACGTCGAGCCAGGTCGGCGGGTCGCAATCGACCGGGTTCAATATCGGCGCGATCTATGATTTCAGCGAAGAGTTTCATCTCCTCGTCTCGCTCGGAAAAGGGCTCCAGCACGCCAAGGAGACCAACGCTTTTTCTTGGTATCTCGGCCTTCAGGTCACCGGCGGTAGGTAA